Proteins from a genomic interval of Oncorhynchus kisutch isolate 150728-3 linkage group LG28, Okis_V2, whole genome shotgun sequence:
- the LOC109873182 gene encoding vascular endothelial growth factor C codes for MWILSLVLWILNVTNLTHGYDYDEYPGEEDTKAPLVGEGISGLDTVSNVDELVELLYPEYSLVQHCLRRKALRTSPPLHAEDDIWAWGKPRELALVKSDSTIEVILEEIQRTMCTPREVCLEVSKEYPESTSHFYVPRCVSVHRCGGCCPQEGLYCTNTSHIYINKTLVELSHRDRSMVMVAFVNHTSCECLSKRPLHSVIRRAAAAHLTVCSPPDVPCSTGLVWDPTSCLCVPMDTSSFSERELEPLESALLELCGPNKVLDEDSCECVCQNGLTEASCGPGWRLDQESCECLCEDQPGPGTCPPNQRWDPALCGCVCRAECPRSQPLNPETCLCQCRESPHTCLLQGKRFNAHNCSCYRLPCRKPHKNCPTGFYYSHYVCQCIPNHMRSEEWN; via the exons ATGTGGATATTATCTTTAGTCCTTTGGATTCTCAATGTCACCAATCTCACTCATGGTTATGACTATGATGAGTACCCGGGTGAGGAGGACACAAAG GCCCCACTGGTTGGCGAAGGTATTAGTGGTTTGGACACCGTCTCCAATGTGGACGAGCTGGTGGAGCTGTTGTACCCAGAGTACAGTCTGGTGCAGCACTGCCTACGTAGGAAAGCCTTGCgcacctcccctcctctccatgctGAAGACGATATCTGGGCCTGGGGCAAGCCCAGGGAGCTGGCACTGGTCAAGTCTGACAGCACCATTGAAG TCATTCTGGAGGAGATCCAGCGTACCATGTGTACTCCTCGGGAGGTGTGTCTGGAGGTGTCTAAGGAGTACCCGGAGAGCACCAGTCACTTCTACGTGCCtcgctgtgtgtctgtgcacCGCTGTGGGGGCTGCTGTCCCCAGGAGGGTCTGTACTGCACCAACACCAGCCACATCTACATCAACAAGACG CTGGTGGAGTTGTCTCACCGTGACCGCTCTATGGTGATGGTGGCGTTCGTCAACCACACGTCCTGTGAGTGTCTGTCCAAGAGGCCGCTGCACTCCGTCATCAGGAGGGCCGCTGCAGCTCACCTCACCGT gtGTTCCCCGCCAGATGTTCCCTGCAGTACAGGACTGGTCTGGGACCCCACCAGCTGCCTGTGTGTTCCCATGGACACAAGCTCCTTCTCAGAGAGAGAGCTGG AGCCCCTGGAGTCAGCCTTGCTGGAGCTGTGTGGCCCCAACAAAGTCCTGGATGAGGAcagctgtgagtgtgtgtgtcagaacggTCTGACGGAGGCCAGCTGTGGGCCAGGCTGGCGTCTAGACCaagagtcctgtgagtgtctcTGTGAGGACCAGCCCGGCCCAGGGACCTGCCCACCCAACCAACGCTGGGACCCAgctctgtgtggctgtgtgtgccgGGCAGAGTGCCCCCGTAGTCAGCCTCTCAACCCAGAGACGTGCCTGTGCCAGTGCAGGGAGAGTCCTCACACCTGCCTTCTGCAAGGCAAGAGGTTCAACGCACATAATTGCAG CTGTTACCGGCTGCCCTGCAGAAAGCCACACAAGAACTGTCCAACTGGcttctactacagccactacgtCTGCCAGTGCATACCCAACCACATGAGGTCAGAGGAGTGGAACTGA